One genomic region from Nocardioides plantarum encodes:
- a CDS encoding TetR/AcrR family transcriptional regulator, with product MTEAVVTRREQILATAAELFARRGFHGVSVAELGTACGISGPALYKHFASKDAVLAEMLVSISEQLLLVGRERVAAAPGPRAAVAALVDWHVEFALRDKALIVVQDRDWSSLPDDAREQVRTLQRAYVDLWAAQLRLVDPELGLDAARASAHAAFGLINSTPHSGRLPVEEMRGLLIVMATRALLGR from the coding sequence ATGACCGAGGCCGTGGTGACCCGCCGCGAGCAGATCCTGGCGACCGCTGCGGAGCTGTTCGCCAGGCGCGGCTTCCACGGCGTCTCGGTCGCCGAGCTCGGCACCGCCTGCGGCATCTCGGGCCCGGCGCTCTACAAGCACTTCGCCTCCAAGGACGCCGTGCTCGCCGAGATGCTGGTCTCGATCAGCGAGCAGCTGCTGCTCGTCGGGCGCGAGCGGGTCGCGGCCGCGCCCGGCCCCCGGGCCGCGGTGGCGGCGCTGGTCGACTGGCACGTCGAGTTCGCGCTGCGCGACAAGGCCCTCATCGTCGTCCAGGACCGCGACTGGTCCTCCCTGCCCGACGACGCCCGCGAGCAGGTCCGCACCCTGCAACGCGCGTACGTCGACCTGTGGGCCGCGCAGCTGCGCCTGGTCGACCCGGAGCTCGGTCTCGACGCCGCCCGCGCGTCCGCGCACGCGGCGTTCGGCCTGATCAACTCCACGCCCCACAGCGGGCGGCTCCCAGTCGAGGAGATGCGCGGACTGCTGATCGTGATGGCGACGCGCGCGCTCCTCGGCCGATAG
- a CDS encoding carboxyl transferase domain-containing protein — MSELRDLVDDLRERLAVVRRGGSDAARTKHTDRGKLLARDRVDRLLDPGSPFLELSALAADGMYGGGVPSAGIVTGIGRVHGREVLVVANDATVKGGTYYPMTVKKHLRAQAVAAENRLPCVYLVDSGGAFLPLQDEVFPDREHFGRIFFNQANLSAAGIPQIASVMGSCTAGGAYVPAMSDETVIVKEQGTIFLGGPPLVKAATGEVVTAEDLGGGDVHARKSGVVDHLADDDAHALAIVRGIVDTLPVATSSTAEGRHWEVREPEEPALDPAGLYDVVPADTRTPYDVREVIRRIVDGSRFQEFKALYAETLVTGFAHVWGHPVGIVANNGILFSESARKGAHFIELCNQRGIPLVFLQNITGFMVGREYENAGIARDGAKLVTAVACSVVPKFTVVIGGSFGAGNYGMCGRAYDPRFLWMWPNARISVMGGEQAASVLATVNPTLTTDEEVEAFKAPIREQYETQGSPYYATARLWDDGIIDPVDTRRVLGMGLAAAAHAPVPAPSYGIWRM; from the coding sequence GTGTCCGAACTCAGAGACCTCGTCGACGACCTCCGCGAGCGGCTGGCCGTCGTACGACGCGGTGGCAGCGACGCCGCCCGCACCAAGCACACCGACCGCGGCAAGCTCCTGGCCCGCGACCGCGTCGACCGGCTCCTCGACCCCGGCAGCCCGTTCCTCGAGCTGAGCGCGCTGGCCGCCGACGGCATGTACGGCGGCGGGGTGCCGTCGGCCGGCATCGTCACGGGCATCGGGCGCGTGCACGGCCGTGAGGTCCTCGTGGTCGCCAACGACGCGACCGTCAAGGGCGGCACCTACTACCCGATGACGGTCAAGAAGCACCTGCGCGCGCAGGCGGTCGCGGCCGAGAACCGGTTGCCGTGCGTCTACCTCGTCGACTCCGGTGGTGCGTTCCTGCCGCTGCAGGACGAGGTCTTCCCCGACCGCGAGCACTTCGGGCGGATCTTCTTCAACCAGGCCAACCTGTCCGCGGCCGGCATCCCGCAGATCGCCTCGGTGATGGGCTCGTGCACCGCCGGCGGCGCCTACGTGCCGGCGATGAGCGACGAGACCGTCATCGTCAAGGAGCAGGGCACGATCTTCCTCGGCGGCCCGCCGCTGGTGAAGGCCGCGACCGGCGAGGTCGTCACGGCCGAGGACCTCGGCGGCGGCGACGTGCACGCCCGCAAGTCCGGCGTGGTCGACCACCTGGCCGACGACGACGCCCACGCGCTGGCCATCGTCCGCGGCATCGTCGACACGCTCCCGGTCGCGACGAGCTCGACCGCCGAGGGGAGGCACTGGGAGGTCCGCGAGCCGGAGGAGCCCGCGCTCGACCCGGCCGGCCTCTACGACGTCGTGCCCGCCGACACCCGCACGCCCTACGACGTGCGCGAGGTGATCCGCCGCATCGTCGACGGGTCGCGCTTCCAGGAGTTCAAGGCGCTGTACGCCGAGACGCTGGTGACCGGGTTCGCCCACGTCTGGGGCCACCCGGTCGGCATCGTGGCCAACAACGGCATCCTGTTCAGCGAGTCGGCGCGCAAGGGCGCGCACTTCATCGAGCTGTGCAACCAGCGCGGCATCCCGCTGGTCTTCCTGCAGAACATCACCGGCTTCATGGTCGGCCGCGAGTACGAGAACGCCGGCATCGCCCGCGACGGCGCCAAGCTCGTCACCGCGGTCGCCTGCTCGGTGGTCCCGAAGTTCACCGTCGTCATCGGCGGCTCGTTCGGCGCCGGCAACTACGGCATGTGCGGCCGCGCCTACGACCCGCGGTTCCTGTGGATGTGGCCCAACGCGCGGATCTCGGTGATGGGCGGCGAGCAGGCCGCGTCGGTGCTGGCCACGGTCAACCCCACGCTCACGACCGACGAGGAGGTCGAGGCGTTCAAGGCCCCGATCCGCGAGCAGTACGAGACCCAGGGCTCGCCCTACTACGCCACCGCCCGCCTGTGGGACGACGGCATCATCGACCCCGTCGACACCCGCCGGGTGCTCGGCATGGGACTGGCCGCCGCCGCGCACGCTCCTGTGCCGGCGCCCTCCTACGGCATCTGGAGGATGTGA
- a CDS encoding ATP-binding protein, giving the protein MAISFGADPVRAEVRDLLDRIDRGELVDHTVERQRVDLKEEAGRRDASGRPGPGSANNEAAAKKLAGEAACMANTPGGGALIVGVANDGALLGADLDEEWLRQRIYALTDRRLTVDVDVVHVCNTRLLAVVVPTAVEPIRWNNKIHWRVGDSCVEVDASTWHAKRMSQLHYDWSAEESNAPAESVRPQAMGAARDFLLDSGDGGAADLAGSSDMQILRRLNAVTGRGMLTNAGVLAFVGRQAPALDYVHRDYAGGDSTARVRRSDRSLLEELQEVFVTIDANNATRHVQTGLAIGQVRDIPRLAAREAVVNGVAHREWGVPDPTVIEHVGRTLRVTSPGGFFGGVTEANIITHPSQSRNRTLTQLLADLRVAEREGIGVDRMVREMVRVGHQPPDIREINGPYVRVSLVGDALDEAWVGWLGRIQPKDETRDINSLLILRRLVMSGWVDVTVAAPIIQLTVEEARGAILKLAAATVGSIPVLVLVDGVPDGTEPVWRLAPEVLDDLVTADRALGTHRHTPTRSEVARAYARARGRISTTELGSLVGARPNNVGGVLKDLEQEGLLTPSSVTGRGRGFYYRWAGPASG; this is encoded by the coding sequence GTGGCCATAAGTTTCGGCGCTGACCCCGTGCGAGCCGAGGTACGTGACCTGTTGGACAGAATCGATCGCGGTGAGCTCGTCGATCACACGGTCGAGCGGCAACGGGTCGACCTGAAGGAAGAAGCCGGCCGTCGCGATGCCAGCGGCAGACCTGGGCCAGGGTCGGCAAACAACGAGGCTGCCGCCAAGAAGTTGGCTGGTGAAGCGGCCTGTATGGCCAACACTCCAGGCGGCGGTGCGCTGATCGTCGGCGTTGCCAACGATGGCGCACTGTTGGGGGCTGATCTCGACGAGGAGTGGCTTCGACAACGCATCTACGCGCTGACTGACCGTCGGCTCACGGTGGACGTTGACGTGGTGCATGTGTGCAACACGAGACTTCTCGCCGTGGTAGTGCCTACTGCGGTCGAACCCATCCGATGGAACAACAAGATCCACTGGCGGGTCGGCGACTCCTGTGTCGAGGTCGATGCCTCGACGTGGCACGCCAAGCGGATGAGCCAGCTCCACTACGACTGGTCAGCGGAGGAGTCCAACGCACCGGCTGAGAGCGTCCGACCTCAGGCCATGGGCGCAGCACGCGACTTCCTTCTGGACTCAGGGGACGGCGGGGCCGCCGACCTCGCCGGCTCGAGCGACATGCAGATTCTCCGTCGTCTGAATGCCGTCACCGGCCGGGGCATGCTCACCAATGCCGGCGTGCTCGCCTTCGTCGGGCGGCAGGCTCCTGCGCTGGACTACGTGCACCGGGACTATGCCGGCGGGGACAGCACCGCGCGGGTCAGGCGGTCCGATCGGTCGTTGCTCGAAGAGCTGCAGGAAGTATTCGTCACCATCGATGCCAACAATGCGACCCGGCACGTGCAGACCGGATTGGCAATCGGGCAGGTGCGTGACATCCCCAGGCTTGCGGCTCGCGAGGCAGTCGTGAACGGGGTTGCTCACCGTGAGTGGGGTGTCCCGGACCCAACGGTGATCGAACACGTCGGACGTACTCTGCGCGTGACGAGTCCCGGGGGCTTCTTCGGTGGGGTCACCGAGGCGAACATCATCACGCATCCCTCGCAGTCGCGTAACCGCACGCTGACGCAACTCCTGGCCGACCTCCGCGTGGCCGAGCGAGAAGGCATCGGCGTCGATCGAATGGTCCGCGAGATGGTTCGGGTCGGCCACCAGCCGCCAGACATCCGCGAGATCAACGGCCCCTACGTCCGTGTGTCACTTGTCGGCGACGCGCTCGACGAGGCATGGGTCGGCTGGCTCGGGAGGATCCAGCCCAAGGACGAGACGAGGGACATCAACTCGCTGCTGATCTTGCGACGGCTGGTGATGAGCGGGTGGGTCGACGTCACCGTCGCCGCTCCCATCATCCAGCTGACAGTCGAGGAGGCGCGCGGCGCGATCCTCAAGCTCGCCGCAGCCACGGTGGGAAGCATTCCCGTGCTTGTCCTCGTGGATGGAGTCCCCGACGGAACCGAGCCGGTCTGGCGGCTCGCCCCAGAAGTCCTGGACGACTTGGTGACGGCCGATCGCGCGCTCGGAACCCACCGCCACACGCCCACCCGATCTGAGGTGGCACGTGCCTACGCGCGGGCACGAGGACGTATCAGCACCACGGAGCTCGGCTCGCTCGTCGGTGCGCGACCCAACAACGTCGGTGGCGTTCTCAAGGATCTTGAACAGGAAGGACTGCTGACGCCCTCTTCCGTGACGGGCAGGGGCCGAGGCTTCTACTACCGGTGGGCTGGCCCCGCGTCCGGCTAG
- a CDS encoding MFS transporter: MTRKPLVLATVCLATLTINLDTTIVNVALPSLARELDAGTRDLLWVVDGYNLAFAALVLAMGSLSDRFGRRPALIVGLAGFAASSGAAALVGSVEALIALRFVMGISAALIFPTTLSIIANTFTERRERAAALGIWGAATGMGVALGPVTGGLLLEHFSWHSVFWALVPVGVVTIALALAFVPESRDPAVPALDKPGLLVSVAALGSLTWTIIEAPAHGWTSPTTLAGFAVAAVLVAVFVVLERAVAHPMLDVTLFLDRRFSAACASVTVAFFALFGFIFLITQFFQFTRDYSALGTGLRILPVATCIALASIVGANLAPRIGTKAVVSTGLAMLGASFLWISTIAVDTSYATTIVPQMVLMGLGIGLISTPATESIMQVLPPARAGVGSAVNDATRELGGTLGVAVIGSLFASLYADRLDLLLTGKVDGATLDQAKESVGFGDALAARVPGVESAVNAAFLDGLSAATVVIGLLCLVAAALAVVALPGRGWEVPEVTPDATRVETEPDVLVNDR; encoded by the coding sequence GTGACCCGCAAGCCCCTGGTCCTGGCCACCGTCTGCCTGGCGACGCTGACCATCAACCTCGACACGACGATCGTCAACGTCGCGCTGCCGAGCCTGGCCCGCGAGCTCGACGCCGGCACCCGCGACCTGCTCTGGGTCGTCGACGGCTACAACCTGGCCTTCGCCGCCCTGGTGCTGGCGATGGGCAGCCTGTCCGACCGCTTCGGTCGTCGACCGGCGCTCATCGTCGGGCTCGCGGGCTTCGCGGCCAGCAGCGGCGCGGCCGCCCTGGTCGGCAGCGTCGAGGCCCTGATCGCGCTGCGGTTCGTGATGGGCATCAGCGCCGCCCTGATCTTCCCCACGACCCTGTCGATCATCGCCAACACCTTCACCGAGCGACGCGAGCGGGCTGCCGCCCTCGGCATCTGGGGCGCGGCTACGGGCATGGGCGTCGCGCTCGGCCCGGTGACCGGCGGCCTGCTGCTCGAGCACTTCTCGTGGCACAGCGTCTTCTGGGCACTGGTCCCCGTCGGCGTCGTCACCATCGCCCTGGCGCTGGCCTTCGTGCCCGAGTCACGCGACCCCGCGGTCCCGGCGCTCGACAAGCCCGGCCTGCTCGTCTCGGTCGCCGCGCTCGGGTCGCTGACCTGGACCATCATCGAGGCCCCCGCCCACGGCTGGACCAGCCCGACCACGCTCGCCGGCTTCGCCGTCGCCGCCGTGCTCGTCGCGGTCTTCGTCGTCCTCGAGCGGGCCGTGGCGCACCCCATGCTCGACGTCACGCTCTTCCTCGACCGCCGGTTCAGCGCCGCCTGCGCGTCGGTCACCGTCGCCTTCTTCGCGCTGTTCGGGTTCATCTTCCTGATCACGCAGTTCTTCCAGTTCACCCGCGACTACTCCGCGCTCGGCACCGGCCTGCGCATCCTGCCGGTCGCCACGTGCATCGCCCTGGCCTCCATCGTCGGCGCCAACCTGGCCCCGCGCATCGGCACCAAGGCCGTCGTCTCCACGGGACTTGCCATGCTCGGTGCGTCGTTCCTGTGGATCTCGACGATCGCCGTCGACACGTCGTACGCCACCACGATCGTGCCGCAGATGGTCCTGATGGGCCTGGGCATCGGCCTGATCAGCACGCCGGCCACCGAGTCGATCATGCAGGTGCTGCCCCCGGCCCGCGCCGGTGTCGGCTCGGCGGTCAACGACGCGACCCGCGAGCTCGGCGGCACCCTCGGCGTCGCCGTGATCGGCTCGCTCTTCGCCTCCCTGTACGCCGACCGCCTCGACCTGCTCCTGACCGGCAAGGTCGACGGCGCCACGCTGGACCAGGCGAAGGAGTCGGTCGGGTTCGGCGACGCCCTCGCCGCCCGGGTGCCCGGCGTCGAGTCCGCCGTCAACGCAGCCTTCCTCGACGGGCTCTCCGCCGCCACGGTCGTGATCGGCCTGCTCTGCCTGGTCGCCGCTGCCCTCGCCGTGGTCGCCCTCCCCGGCCGGGGCTGGGAGGTGCCCGAGGTCACGCCCGACGCGACGCGCGTCGAGACGGAGCCCGACGTCCTGGTGAACGATCGATAA
- a CDS encoding acetyl/propionyl/methylcrotonyl-CoA carboxylase subunit alpha: MIEPVEIHTLLIANRGEIALRVMRTASRLGIRTVAVFTDLDAAAPHVRAADVAVRVPSYLDVEAVVAAAVSSGADAVHPGYGFLSERAAFAAALEAAGVTLVGPSAAVMDQMGRKDAAREIAVAAGVPVVPASSSIERVEIPFPVLVKAAAGGGGKGMRIVRSAAEMDEAVAAARREALSAFGDDTMLVEKYVEHGRHIEVQVIGDHHGTVLHLFERDCSTQRRHQKVLEEAPAPTIDEATRARITQSAVDLAAHVGYVNAGTVEFLLDAETGEFYFLEMNTRLQVEHPVTEAVTGLDLVELQLRVAAGEPLGLAQDDVTLTGHAIEARVYAEDSFGGFLPQAGTASIVRWPSGPGVRVDHALEPDQVVSTSYDPMLGKVIAHGPDRESARRALVAALDETSILGLTTNAGFLRALVASDEFRDTTIDTAWLDSVDLPAVVPAPDDTVPRALVAWVSAMLTSLDTGHAFASDGFRIGGPPAPTLVELDRDVWVSTSSTTEGSSTTEGSSTTEGSSTTEGTVDGVPFRQLRAADHVLEAVVDGEPVRAVVNVQRGPSAVLEVAWHGQRFVFTPPDRLAGTAAVGDGTLVAPMPGTVLEVRVADGDRVEEGQVLGTMEAMKMELSLKAPFAGTVVEVDAVAGAQVPLGAPLFVVEAREVAE; the protein is encoded by the coding sequence GTGATCGAGCCTGTCGAGATCCACACCCTCCTCATCGCCAACCGCGGCGAGATCGCCCTGCGCGTGATGCGTACGGCGTCCCGCCTCGGCATCAGGACCGTCGCGGTCTTCACCGACCTCGACGCGGCCGCGCCCCACGTGCGGGCGGCCGACGTCGCCGTCCGGGTGCCGTCGTACCTCGACGTCGAGGCGGTCGTCGCCGCCGCCGTCTCCTCGGGCGCCGACGCCGTCCACCCGGGCTACGGGTTCCTCTCCGAGCGCGCCGCCTTCGCCGCTGCGCTGGAGGCCGCGGGTGTCACGCTCGTCGGTCCGAGTGCGGCCGTGATGGACCAGATGGGCCGCAAGGACGCCGCCCGCGAGATCGCCGTGGCCGCGGGCGTGCCCGTCGTGCCTGCCTCCTCGTCGATCGAGCGTGTCGAGATCCCCTTCCCCGTGCTGGTCAAGGCCGCGGCCGGCGGCGGCGGCAAGGGCATGCGGATCGTCCGGTCGGCCGCCGAGATGGACGAGGCGGTCGCCGCGGCCCGACGCGAGGCGCTGTCGGCGTTCGGCGACGACACGATGCTGGTGGAGAAGTACGTCGAGCACGGCCGCCACATCGAGGTCCAGGTCATCGGCGACCACCACGGCACCGTGCTGCACCTCTTCGAGCGCGACTGCTCGACCCAGCGCCGCCACCAGAAGGTGCTCGAGGAGGCGCCGGCCCCCACGATCGACGAGGCCACCCGCGCCCGGATCACGCAGTCGGCGGTCGACCTCGCAGCCCACGTCGGCTACGTCAACGCCGGCACCGTCGAGTTCCTGCTCGACGCCGAGACCGGGGAGTTCTACTTCCTCGAGATGAACACCCGCCTGCAGGTGGAGCACCCGGTGACCGAGGCAGTGACGGGTCTGGACCTCGTCGAGCTGCAGCTGCGCGTCGCCGCCGGCGAGCCGCTCGGCCTGGCCCAGGACGACGTCACGCTGACCGGACACGCGATCGAGGCGCGGGTCTACGCCGAGGACTCCTTCGGCGGGTTCCTGCCCCAGGCGGGCACCGCCTCGATCGTGCGGTGGCCCTCGGGTCCCGGCGTCCGGGTCGACCATGCGCTCGAGCCCGACCAGGTCGTCAGCACGTCGTACGACCCGATGCTCGGCAAGGTGATCGCCCACGGCCCCGACCGCGAGAGCGCGCGGCGCGCCCTGGTCGCGGCCCTCGACGAGACGTCGATCCTCGGGCTGACGACCAACGCCGGGTTCCTGCGGGCGCTGGTCGCCTCCGACGAGTTCCGCGACACCACGATCGACACCGCGTGGCTCGACAGCGTCGATCTGCCGGCGGTCGTCCCCGCGCCCGACGACACCGTGCCGCGTGCCCTGGTCGCGTGGGTCTCGGCGATGCTGACGTCGCTCGACACCGGCCACGCCTTCGCGTCCGACGGGTTCCGGATCGGTGGGCCGCCGGCGCCGACCCTGGTGGAGCTCGACCGCGACGTCTGGGTCTCGACAAGCTCGACCACCGAGGGGAGCTCGACCACCGAGGGGAGCTCGACCACCGAGGGGAGCTCGACCACCGAGGGCACCGTGGACGGCGTGCCGTTCCGCCAGCTCCGTGCCGCCGACCACGTGCTCGAGGCCGTTGTCGACGGCGAGCCCGTGCGCGCGGTGGTCAACGTGCAGCGCGGACCGTCGGCCGTGCTCGAGGTCGCCTGGCACGGCCAGCGGTTCGTCTTCACCCCGCCCGACCGCCTGGCCGGCACGGCCGCGGTCGGCGACGGCACCCTCGTCGCGCCGATGCCCGGCACCGTCCTCGAGGTGCGGGTCGCCGACGGCGACCGGGTCGAGGAGGGCCAGGTGCTCGGCACCATGGAGGCCATGAAGATGGAGCTTTCGCTCAAGGCGCCGTTTGCCGGCACCGTCGTCGAGGTCGACGCCGTCGCCGGCGCGCAGGTGCCCCTCGGCGCTCCGCTGTTCGTGGTCGAGGCGCGGGAGGTGGCCGAGTGA
- a CDS encoding TetR/AcrR family transcriptional regulator, whose product MTTARYHHGNLREALADAAVESAREHGPDGLAVRELARRVGVSHNAAYRHFADRDALVDVVAERAMNGLVEVMERRIAGVTETHPVRRARARLTELGRGYVDYAVAEPGLFRVLFTAYPEFPEMGTGTEPGDPFAMLNAALDDLVAVGYLAPRTRAGAAITCWSAVHGFSVLCIEGPLRGLAQSDRDAALAAMLDTIDAAYGVSTT is encoded by the coding sequence GTGACCACCGCTCGCTACCACCACGGCAACCTGCGCGAGGCCCTCGCCGACGCCGCGGTCGAGTCGGCGCGCGAGCACGGCCCCGACGGCCTCGCCGTACGCGAGCTGGCCCGCCGGGTCGGGGTGTCGCACAACGCGGCCTACCGCCACTTCGCCGACCGCGACGCCCTGGTCGACGTCGTGGCCGAGCGGGCCATGAACGGCCTGGTCGAGGTGATGGAGCGCCGCATCGCCGGCGTCACCGAGACCCACCCGGTACGCCGGGCGCGCGCCCGGCTGACCGAGCTCGGCCGCGGCTACGTCGACTACGCGGTCGCCGAGCCGGGCCTGTTCCGGGTGCTGTTCACCGCCTACCCGGAGTTCCCCGAGATGGGCACCGGCACCGAGCCCGGCGACCCGTTCGCCATGCTCAACGCCGCCCTCGACGACCTCGTCGCCGTCGGCTACCTGGCCCCCCGGACCCGGGCCGGCGCTGCGATCACCTGCTGGTCGGCGGTGCACGGGTTCTCGGTGCTCTGCATCGAGGGGCCCCTGCGCGGACTGGCGCAGTCCGACCGCGACGCCGCCCTGGCCGCGATGCTCGACACCATCGACGCGGCGTACGGCGTCTCGACGACCTGA